From the Opitutus sp. ER46 genome, one window contains:
- the hemA gene encoding glutamyl-tRNA reductase, whose amino-acid sequence MSADGLFLIGATHRRVPLEVREKLSLGAEAAAALQAEFAAISGLREFAILNTCNRVEFYGVASSSDAAARVTAAFCARQHFDRAEFEKVRLHLRGRDVVQHLVEVSAGLDSQMIGETEIFGQVKDAYARAQGAGCTGPILNRVFQKGFQAAKHVRSNTGITEGQVSVANVAVELALSIYGSLKDTRILLLGAGEIGEKTAKAFQSRGAAALTVASRRFERAMELASSLGASAMPFEQREARLSEFDVVVCATSAPDVVVTAPAVRAAMQKRPARPLFFIDQALPRDVDPGVAGMENVFLYNLDDLARIAEENRAARNAEIEKCRAMVIEKASALWRHVEPQIATLTQPAAPTATGTTQVEAAG is encoded by the coding sequence ATGAGCGCCGACGGACTCTTTCTCATCGGCGCCACCCACCGGCGCGTTCCGCTCGAGGTCCGGGAGAAGCTCTCCCTCGGCGCCGAGGCGGCCGCGGCGCTCCAGGCCGAGTTCGCCGCGATCTCCGGGCTCCGCGAGTTCGCCATCCTGAACACCTGCAACCGCGTCGAGTTCTACGGCGTCGCCAGCAGCTCCGACGCGGCCGCGCGCGTCACCGCCGCCTTCTGCGCGCGCCAGCATTTTGATCGTGCCGAGTTCGAGAAGGTACGCCTCCACCTCCGCGGCCGCGACGTCGTGCAGCATCTCGTCGAGGTCTCCGCGGGTCTCGATTCCCAGATGATCGGTGAGACCGAGATCTTCGGCCAGGTGAAGGACGCCTATGCGCGTGCCCAGGGCGCCGGCTGCACGGGTCCGATCCTGAACCGTGTTTTCCAAAAGGGCTTCCAGGCCGCCAAGCATGTGCGCAGCAACACGGGCATCACCGAGGGCCAGGTGAGCGTGGCCAACGTCGCCGTGGAACTCGCACTCTCGATCTACGGCAGCCTCAAGGACACCCGCATCCTCCTGCTCGGCGCCGGTGAGATTGGCGAAAAGACCGCCAAGGCGTTCCAGAGCCGCGGCGCCGCGGCGCTCACCGTCGCCAGCCGCCGCTTCGAGCGCGCGATGGAGCTCGCGAGCAGCCTCGGCGCCAGCGCCATGCCGTTCGAACAGCGCGAGGCCCGCCTCAGCGAATTCGATGTCGTGGTGTGCGCGACGTCCGCGCCCGATGTGGTCGTCACCGCCCCCGCGGTCCGCGCCGCCATGCAAAAGCGCCCCGCGCGCCCGCTGTTCTTCATCGACCAGGCGCTCCCACGCGACGTCGATCCCGGCGTCGCCGGCATGGAGAACGTCTTCCTCTACAACCTCGACGACCTCGCCCGCATCGCGGAAGAGAACCGCGCCGCCCGCAACGCCGAGATCGAGAAGTGCCGCGCCATGGTGATCGAGAAGGCCAGCGCGCTCTGGCGCCACGTCGAGCCGCAGATTGCCACCCTCACGCAGCCGGCCGCGCCCACCGCCACCGGCACGACGCAAGTCGAAGCCGCAGGCTGA
- the ccsA gene encoding cytochrome c biogenesis protein CcsA, with protein MLTVQRVFSQISDRTWLWVAAALYLLGFLQGTVSLLRGGRPSGYLTYTLILAGYAVQLIGLGIRGRAVAGCPLGNTFELYQFIAWSAITLYVVVGVTFRNSLLGYFTSCLTAVLMLVSLAIPGWDAAQRTHIFGSNPWIELHAALAVFSYGVFALLAMTSLMFLLRNYSLQSKKIGGWFSFLPSIIDLDHIGVRLLSAGVAILTVSLAIIWMFWLRAPQTAALTKVIAAMIIWAVGTAVLGLRLRGLLLSRRFAWACLVLFIGALGSLVAVDHNRRPAPAAAISAA; from the coding sequence GTGCTTACGGTCCAACGCGTGTTCAGCCAAATCAGCGATCGCACCTGGCTCTGGGTCGCCGCCGCCTTGTACCTCCTGGGTTTCCTCCAGGGCACGGTCTCGTTGCTGCGCGGCGGACGCCCTTCCGGGTACCTCACGTACACGCTGATCCTGGCCGGTTATGCCGTGCAGCTCATCGGGCTCGGCATCCGCGGTCGCGCCGTCGCCGGTTGCCCGCTCGGCAACACCTTCGAGCTTTACCAGTTCATCGCCTGGTCGGCCATCACCCTGTACGTCGTCGTGGGCGTCACCTTCCGCAACTCGCTGCTCGGCTACTTCACCTCCTGCCTCACCGCCGTGCTCATGCTGGTGTCCCTCGCCATCCCGGGTTGGGACGCCGCGCAGCGGACGCACATCTTCGGCAGCAATCCTTGGATCGAGCTCCACGCCGCGCTCGCAGTGTTCAGCTACGGCGTCTTCGCGCTCCTCGCGATGACCTCGCTCATGTTCCTGCTCCGGAACTACTCCCTCCAGTCGAAGAAGATCGGCGGCTGGTTCTCCTTCCTGCCCTCGATCATCGACCTCGACCACATCGGCGTGCGGCTGCTCAGCGCCGGCGTCGCCATCCTCACCGTCTCCCTGGCGATCATCTGGATGTTCTGGCTGCGCGCGCCGCAGACCGCCGCGCTGACCAAGGTCATTGCCGCCATGATCATCTGGGCCGTCGGCACCGCCGTGCTCGGCCTCCGCCTCCGCGGTCTCCTGCTCTCGCGCCGCTTCGCCTGGGCCTGCCTCGTGCTGTTCATCGGCGCGCTCGGCTCCCTCGTCGCCGTCGACCACAACCGCCGCCCTGCGCCCGCCGCGGCCATCTCCGCCGCATGA
- a CDS encoding DUF2835 domain-containing protein, protein MPSLTISLNLTAGQVLAYYHGQAQVVQAIATTGQRVQFPANALRRVVTQDGVHGWFRIEFDANHKFVALVPVDGD, encoded by the coding sequence ATGCCCTCGCTTACGATCTCCCTCAATCTCACGGCGGGCCAGGTGCTCGCGTATTACCATGGGCAGGCGCAGGTCGTGCAGGCCATCGCCACGACCGGCCAGCGGGTGCAGTTTCCCGCCAATGCCCTGCGCCGCGTGGTGACCCAGGACGGGGTGCACGGCTGGTTTCGCATCGAGTTCGACGCCAACCATAAGTTCGTCGCCCTCGTGCCGGTGGACGGGGATTGA
- a CDS encoding CHASE domain-containing protein, with product MSSQQNTPVDYRNHPLLWAGLVFVVGVICFVAAWFVMDAERDRREEQRFGRLRDRVLLALEARFQPVEQALVAGRVLIPGDQMLSHEQWRRFVNDGAHYLDRGLVGLGYVQRVPRAQFAELERRILALRYTDFHIEADGTEDPAYIVTHIEPLARNHGALGKDVGSGVVRRRAAETAMRTGKPTITAGIRVIEGPIKVPGCLLFLPVYRGGEVPVTEEQRISSLVGWTYASLRLDLLLRGVVADVDGQVALTLYETGDGRDGQLVFASHPNLPLEPAAFEETVDLPVYGRTWRVHLRTTSVFDARGASVLEWVILGGGVLLSLLAGAFTLVLAQSRRHALARAQVATRDLGRAEAEARKLALVASRTTSAVIITDPDWHIEWANESFLRLYGYTLEEIRGQRPGDFLRGPGSDQKTLDDIRTAAEAGMPYRCEVLNYTKGGESRWVEIEIQPIRDDAGVVVGHMSLQLDVSARREMQDALAKREAEWRFIFECAPVALACEWSAVDGTKRRLFNRAHDALLGLTPAQKEDPEFFRKITDPADWAEQVRMYRRLERREIDTFSIEKRYRLFDGRVVWTELTFHRAWTPEGGYQQVAAIVDLTPVKMQAAELKSAKEAAEAANLAKSQFLAMMSHEIRTPMNGVIGMTSLLLDSPLTTEQQDYVDTIRRSGDLLLTIINDILDFSKIESGRMDFEKTEFDLQQAVQGAVDLLMPKARQKGLILTLEIEPTVPARVRGDPTRLRQILVNLTGNAVKFTHQGGVVLAVRLVAQDSRRIELLFAVRDTGIGIPESARARLFQAFTQVDASITRRFGGTGLGLAISQRLVTMMGGRLWVESTEGVGSTFYFTFPAEPAGDDEAPAGEATATERIAPATGSVTPPRAEQVLVAEDNTVNQKVALLLLQKLGYLADVAADGREVLEAVKRDRYDIILMDVQMPVMDGLAAARAIRDLELPPDEQPWIIAVTASASRADREACIAAGMNDHITKPILYDELCAALERAKTARKQKPRGAESE from the coding sequence CTGGTGGCGGGCCGCGTGCTGATCCCTGGCGACCAGATGCTGTCGCATGAGCAGTGGCGGCGGTTCGTCAACGATGGCGCGCACTACCTGGACCGGGGGCTGGTCGGACTCGGTTACGTGCAGCGCGTGCCGCGGGCGCAATTTGCCGAGCTGGAGCGGCGGATCCTGGCGCTGCGCTACACGGATTTTCACATCGAGGCCGATGGCACGGAGGACCCGGCCTACATCGTAACCCACATCGAACCTTTGGCGCGGAATCATGGCGCACTCGGCAAGGATGTCGGATCGGGCGTGGTGCGCCGCCGCGCGGCGGAGACGGCGATGCGCACCGGCAAGCCGACGATCACCGCGGGCATTCGCGTGATCGAGGGGCCGATCAAGGTGCCGGGCTGCCTTTTGTTCCTGCCCGTTTACCGGGGGGGCGAGGTCCCCGTGACGGAGGAGCAGCGCATCAGCTCACTGGTCGGGTGGACGTATGCCTCGCTGCGGCTCGACCTGCTGTTGCGCGGCGTGGTGGCGGATGTCGACGGGCAGGTGGCGCTGACGCTGTACGAGACCGGCGACGGCCGGGACGGCCAACTGGTGTTCGCGTCCCATCCGAATCTGCCCCTGGAGCCGGCGGCGTTTGAGGAGACGGTGGACCTGCCGGTTTACGGCCGCACCTGGCGGGTGCACCTGCGGACGACCTCGGTGTTCGATGCGCGCGGCGCGTCGGTGCTCGAGTGGGTGATCCTCGGTGGCGGCGTGCTGCTGAGCCTGCTGGCGGGCGCGTTCACGCTCGTGCTGGCCCAGTCGCGGCGGCACGCGCTCGCGCGCGCGCAGGTGGCGACGCGCGACTTGGGGCGGGCCGAGGCGGAGGCGCGCAAGCTCGCGCTGGTCGCGAGTCGCACGACGAGCGCCGTGATCATCACGGATCCCGACTGGCACATCGAGTGGGCGAACGAGAGCTTCCTGCGGTTGTACGGCTACACGCTCGAGGAGATCCGCGGCCAGCGACCGGGTGATTTCCTGCGCGGCCCGGGTTCCGACCAGAAGACACTGGACGACATCAGGACGGCGGCGGAAGCCGGCATGCCCTACCGGTGCGAGGTGCTGAACTACACCAAGGGCGGCGAGTCGCGCTGGGTGGAGATCGAGATCCAGCCGATCCGGGACGACGCGGGCGTGGTGGTCGGCCACATGTCGCTGCAGCTGGACGTGAGCGCGCGCCGCGAGATGCAGGACGCGCTGGCGAAGCGCGAAGCGGAGTGGCGGTTCATCTTTGAGTGCGCGCCGGTCGCGCTGGCGTGCGAGTGGTCGGCGGTGGACGGCACCAAGCGCCGGCTGTTCAATCGCGCGCACGACGCGCTGCTGGGCCTCACGCCCGCGCAGAAAGAGGACCCTGAGTTCTTCCGCAAGATCACGGATCCGGCCGACTGGGCGGAACAGGTGCGCATGTACCGCCGGCTCGAACGGCGGGAAATCGACACGTTTTCGATCGAGAAACGGTACCGCCTTTTCGACGGCCGCGTGGTGTGGACCGAGCTCACGTTCCACCGTGCGTGGACGCCGGAGGGCGGCTACCAGCAGGTCGCGGCGATCGTCGATCTGACGCCGGTGAAGATGCAGGCGGCGGAGCTGAAGAGCGCCAAGGAGGCGGCGGAGGCGGCGAACCTCGCGAAGAGTCAGTTCCTCGCGATGATGAGCCACGAGATCCGGACGCCGATGAACGGCGTGATCGGCATGACCTCGCTGCTGCTGGATTCGCCGCTCACGACGGAGCAGCAGGACTACGTCGACACCATCCGCCGCAGCGGCGACCTGCTGCTCACGATCATCAACGACATTCTCGATTTTTCGAAGATCGAGTCAGGCCGGATGGACTTCGAGAAGACGGAGTTTGACCTGCAGCAGGCGGTGCAGGGCGCGGTCGACTTGCTCATGCCGAAAGCCCGGCAGAAAGGGCTGATCCTCACGCTGGAGATCGAGCCGACGGTGCCAGCGCGGGTACGGGGCGATCCGACGCGGCTGCGGCAGATCCTGGTGAACCTTACGGGCAACGCGGTGAAATTCACCCACCAGGGGGGAGTCGTGCTGGCGGTGCGCCTCGTCGCGCAGGACAGCCGCCGCATCGAGTTGCTGTTCGCCGTGCGCGACACCGGCATCGGCATCCCCGAGTCGGCGCGGGCGCGGCTCTTCCAGGCGTTCACGCAGGTGGACGCGTCGATCACACGGCGCTTTGGGGGGACCGGGCTCGGCCTCGCGATCAGCCAGCGACTCGTCACGATGATGGGGGGACGCCTCTGGGTGGAGAGCACCGAAGGCGTGGGCTCGACGTTCTATTTCACGTTCCCGGCTGAACCGGCGGGTGACGATGAGGCGCCGGCGGGCGAGGCGACGGCGACCGAGCGCATTGCGCCGGCGACCGGCAGCGTGACGCCACCCCGGGCCGAGCAGGTGCTCGTGGCGGAGGACAACACCGTCAACCAGAAGGTCGCGCTCCTGCTGCTGCAGAAGCTCGGTTACCTTGCCGACGTCGCGGCGGATGGTCGCGAGGTGCTGGAGGCCGTCAAACGGGACCGCTACGACATCATCCTGATGGACGTACAGATGCCGGTGATGGACGGGCTGGCGGCGGCGCGGGCGATTCGCGACCTGGAACTGCCGCCGGACGAGCAGCCGTGGATCATTGCCGTGACGGCGAGTGCGAGCCGGGCGGACCGGGAGGCGTGCATTGCCGCCGGGATGAACGACCATATCACGAAACCCATCCTGTACGACGAACTGTGTGCCGCGCTCGAGCGCGCAAAGACGGCGCGGAAACAGAAGCCGCGCGGGGCGGAGTCGGAGTAG